One segment of Deltaproteobacteria bacterium DNA contains the following:
- a CDS encoding hydroxyacid dehydrogenase, whose translation MRILIADKFEPVGIEALADLGFDVTSEPTLTADALPAALADRDPDVLVVRSTKVSADAIAAGRRLKLIVRAGAGYDTIDVGAASREGVFVANCPGKNAIAVAELTWALILACDRRVPDQTADLRAGRWNKKEYSKARGLYGRTLGILGLGTIARHVVDRARAFGMPVIAWSRSLDDATAEQLGVRRAATPLDVARAADIVSVHVASTPETRHLIDDAFIDAMKPGAYLINTSRGAVVDEAALARGVQEKGLRAGLDVYAGEPGAATAEFHPAIVDLPGVYGTHHVGASTDQAQQAIAMEAVRIVRAFRDTGQVPNCVNRARRSSATWSLTVRHRNRPGVLAAVFDVLSEARINVEEMQNIVYDGAEAACAIIQLDSAPTDAHLAAIRDRCDAILSLDLSPLSAA comes from the coding sequence ATGCGCATCCTCATCGCCGACAAGTTCGAGCCCGTCGGGATCGAGGCGCTCGCCGACCTCGGCTTCGACGTGACGTCGGAGCCGACCCTCACGGCGGACGCGTTGCCCGCGGCGCTGGCCGACCGCGATCCGGACGTGCTGGTCGTTCGGTCGACCAAAGTGTCCGCCGACGCGATCGCAGCCGGCCGCCGCCTGAAGTTGATCGTGCGCGCCGGCGCCGGCTACGACACGATCGACGTGGGCGCGGCCTCCCGCGAGGGCGTGTTCGTCGCCAACTGTCCGGGCAAAAACGCGATCGCGGTCGCCGAGCTCACGTGGGCGCTCATCCTGGCGTGCGACCGCCGCGTGCCCGACCAGACCGCCGACCTGCGCGCCGGCAGGTGGAACAAGAAGGAGTACAGCAAGGCGCGCGGCCTGTATGGGCGCACCCTCGGCATCCTCGGCCTCGGCACCATCGCCCGGCACGTCGTGGACCGCGCGCGCGCCTTCGGCATGCCGGTGATCGCCTGGTCGCGCAGCCTCGACGACGCCACGGCCGAGCAGCTCGGCGTCCGGCGAGCGGCGACGCCGCTGGACGTCGCGCGCGCCGCCGACATCGTGTCGGTCCACGTGGCGTCCACTCCCGAAACGCGCCACTTGATCGACGACGCGTTCATCGACGCGATGAAGCCGGGGGCTTACCTCATCAACACGTCGCGCGGCGCGGTGGTCGACGAGGCGGCGCTCGCACGCGGCGTGCAGGAAAAGGGGCTGCGCGCCGGACTCGACGTGTACGCCGGCGAGCCGGGCGCCGCGACCGCGGAGTTTCATCCGGCGATCGTCGACCTGCCCGGCGTCTACGGCACCCACCACGTCGGCGCGTCCACGGACCAGGCGCAGCAGGCGATCGCGATGGAGGCGGTGCGCATCGTCCGCGCGTTCCGCGACACCGGCCAGGTGCCGAACTGCGTCAATCGCGCGCGGCGCAGCTCGGCGACCTGGTCGCTCACGGTCCGTCACCGCAACCGCCCCGGCGTCCTCGCCGCCGTGTTCGACGTCCTGTCGGAGGCGCGCATCAACGTCGAGGAGATGCAGAACATCGTGTACGACGGCGCGGAGGCCGCCTGCGCGATCATCCAGCTCGACAGCGCGCCGACCGACGCTCACCTGGCGGCCATCCGCGACCGCTGCGACGCCATCTTGAGCCTGGACCTGTCCCCGCTGTCGG